The Podospora pseudocomata strain CBS 415.72m chromosome 1 map unlocalized CBS415.72m_1, whole genome shotgun sequence genome has a segment encoding these proteins:
- the LYS12 gene encoding homoisocitrate dehydrogenase (COG:E; EggNog:ENOG503NWJP) — protein MAARRALTIGLIPGDGIGKEVIPAGRRVLEALPASLGLKFDFVDLNAGWETFEKTGVALPEETVQTLQSCNGGLFGAVSSPTTAVKGYSSPIVALRKRLALYANVRPVKTVATAKKPIDMVIVRENTEDLYVKEEKTYDTPEGKVAEAIKRISEKASTNIAAMAGEIALRRQKIRASGAPSIHKGPLVTVTHKSNVLSQTDGLFRTASKAALADPKFSSVKVEEQIVDSMVYKLFRQPEAYDVIVAPNLYGDILSDGAAALVGSLGLVPSANVGKTFALGEPCHGSAPDIQGQGISNPIATIRSAALMLEFLDEEEAAAKIYAAVDANLEEGKYVSPDLGGTAKTEEVLQDILRRL, from the exons ATGGCTGCCAGAAGAGCTTTGACTATCG GCCTCATCCCCGGTGATGGTATCGGCAAGGAGGTCATCCCCGCTGGTCGCCGTGTCCTCGAGGCCCTCCCTGCCTCTCTTGGTCTGAAGTTCGACTTTGTCGACCTCAACGCCGGCTGGGAGACCTTTGAGAAGACCGGCGTTGCTCTGCCCGAAGAGACCGTCCAGACTCTCCAGAGCTGCAATGGCGGTCTTTTCGGTGCTGTTagctcccccaccaccgccgtcaaggggtactcctcccccattGTCGCCCTCCGCAAAAGACTGGCCCTCTACGCCAACGTCCGCCCCGTCAAGACGGTCGCTACCGCCAAGAAGCCCATCGACATGGTCATCGTCCGTGAGAACACCGAGGACCTCTAcgtcaaggaggagaagaccTACGACACCCCCGAGGGCAAGGTCGCCGAGGCGATCAAGCGCATCTCCGAGAAGGCCAGCACCAAcatcgccgccatggccggtGAGATTGCCCTGCGCCGGCAAAAGATCCGGGCGAGCGGAGCCCCCAGCATCCACAAGGGCCCTCTCGTGACGGTGACTCACAAGTCCAACGTCCTGTCACAGACCGACGGCCTCTTCCGCACCGCCTCCAAGGCTGCCCTTGCCGACCCCAAGTTCAGCTCtgtcaaggttgaggagcAGATTGTTGACTCGATGGTCTACAAGCTCTTCCGCCAGCCTGAGGCGTATGATGTCATTGTTGCTCCTAACCTCTACGGCGACATCTTGTCTGATGGTGCCGCTGCTCTTGTTGGCTCGCTTGGTCTCGTTCCCAGCGCCAACGTTGGCAAGACTTTTGCTCTTGGTGAGCCCTGCCACGGCAGCGCGCCTGATATCCAGGGCCAGGGGATCTCCAACCCTATTGCTACTATCCGTAGCGCTGCGCTCATGCTGGAGTttcttgatgaggaggaggctgctgccaagATCTACGCTGCTGTGGATGCTAacttggaggagggcaagtACGTCAGCCCCGACTTGGGCGGCACTGCCAAGACTGAGGAGGTCTTGCAGGATATCCTTAGACGTCTTTaa
- the MEF1 gene encoding Elongation factor G, mitochondrial (COG:J; EggNog:ENOG503NV2U) — protein MRVIRAVNSCRAALATRNAALVGRRALPYAAAINSARLGGLREFSRTSNYRAAEGAAAALKQAKELAQANMTPEAAAAKVSPAEAARLAHVRNIGIAAHIDSGKTTVSERILFYTGRTKHIHEVRGRDGVGAKMDSMELERERGITIQSAATFADWKYKTKDGKEDTYHLNLIDTPGHIDFTIEVERAMRVLDGAVMVLCAVSGVQSQTITVDRQMKRYNVPRISFVNKMDRMGANPFRAVEMINSKLKIPAAAIQIPIGAEKEFEGVVDLIEMRAIRNDGQRGVNVKVSNQIPEELKELAEQKRQELIEKLADVDDEIAEMFLDEITPTPEQIKAAIRRATIGLKFTPVLMGSALADKSIQPMLDAVCDYLPNPNDVPNMALDRSKGEAPVSLLPYNSLPFVGLAFKLEENPYGQLTYMRVYQGSLKKGQYLFNTRNDKKVRIPRIVRMHSNEMEDVAEIGAGEICAVFGVECASGDTFTDGRLPYGMSSMYVPDAVMSLSIKPKRSSDADAFSKAMNRFMREDPTFRLHVDEESEETIISGMGELHLDIYVERLRREYKVDCETGKPRVAYRETISRKAEFDFLLKRQSGGPGDYARVVGWVEPNAEDAEKNYFETRVVGGTIPEKYLAACGKGFEEACLKGPLLGHRVIGASMIITDGATHVTDSSDYAFNLATQMAFRKAFPDAGGAVLEPLMKTTITAPVEFQGNILMLMNKRGTIVDTEVGADEFTLVADCSLNAMFGFSTHLRAATQGKGEFSMEFSHYAPAPPHLQKELVAAYEKELDAKRTK, from the exons ATGAGGGTAATACGGGCGGTAAACAGCTGTCGCGCTGCTCTTGCGACAAGAAACGCAGCGCTGGTGGGCCGCCGGGCCTTGCCATACGCTGCTGCCATCAACAGCGCCAGACTGGGAGGTCTCAGAGAGTTCAGCAGGACGTCCAACTACAGGGCTGCCGagggtgctgctgccgc TCTCAAGCAGGCCAAGGAGCTGGCCCAGGCCAACATGACCCCCGAAGCTGCCGCTGCGAAGGTTTCCCCCGCCGAGGCTGCCAGGTTGGCACATGTCCGGAACATCGGTATCGCA GCACACATCGATTCCGGCAAGACCACTGTATCCGAGCGCATTCTCTTCTACACCGGCAGAACGAAGCACATTCACGAAGTTCGCGGGCGTGATGGCGTCGGTGCCAAGATGGACTCCATGGAactggagagggagagaggtaTCACCATTCAGTCTGCCGCCACCTTTGCCGACTGGAAGTACAAGACCAAAGACGGCAAGGAGGATACCTACCACCTGAACTTGATCGACACGCCCGGACATATTGATTTTACCATCGAGGTCGAGAGAGCCATGAGAGTGTTGGACGGCGCCGTCATGGTGCTGTGCGCTGTCAGTGGTGTCCAATCCCAGACCATTACGGTCGATCGCCAGATGAAGCGTTACAACGTCCCCCGTATCTCCTTCGTCAACAAGATGGATCGTATGGGTGCCAACCCCTTCAGGGCTGTCGAGATGATCAACTCCAAGCTCAAGATCCCGGCTGCCGCTATTCAGATCCCGATCGGTGCtgagaaggagtttgagggtgtCGTTGATCTCATTGAGATGAGGGCAATCAGAAACGATGGCCAACGTGGTGTCAACGTCAAGGTCTCGAACCAGATCCCcgaggagttgaaggagttggCCGAGCAAAAGAGACAAGAGCTGATTGAGAAATTGGCCGATGTCGACGATGAGATCGCCGAAATGTTCTTGGACGAGATCACCCCCACCCCTGAGCAGATCAAGGCTGCTATCCGCAGAGCGACTATTGGCCTCAAGTTCACCCCTGTGTTGATGGGCTCTGCCCTCGCCGACAAGTCCATCCAGCCCATGCTTGACGCTGTCTGCGActacctccccaaccccaacgacGTTCCCAACATGGCTCTCGACCGGTCCAAGGGCGAAGCTCCTGTCAGCTTGCTTCCCTACAACTCTCTTCCCTTTGTCGGCCTCGCCTTCAAGCTGGAAGAGAACCCTTACGGTCAGCTCACCTACATGCGTGTCTACCAGGGCTCCCTGAAGAAGGGCCAGTACCTCTTCAACACCCGCAATGACAAAAAGGTCCGCATTCCCCGCATCGTCCGCATGCACTCCAATGAAATGGAGGACGTGGCCGAGATTGGCGCCGGTGAAATTTGTGCCGTCTTCGGCGTTGAGTGCGCCTCCGGTGACACCTTCACCGACGGTCGCCTTCCTTACGGCATGAGCTCCATGTACGTCCCGGATGCCGTCATGTCTCTCAGCATCAAGCCCAAGCGCAGCAGCGACGCCGACGCCTTCTCCAAGGCCATGAACCGTTTCATGCGTGAGGATCCCACCTTCCGCCTCCACGTCGATGAGGAGTCAGAAGAGACCATCATCAGCGGTATGGGCGAACTTCATCTAGACATTTACGTCGAGCGTCTCCGCCGTGAGTACAAGGTCGACTGCGAGACTGGCAAACCCCGCGTCGCCTACCGCGAGACCATTAGCCGCAAGGCCGAGTTCGACTTCTTGCTCAAGCGCCAGTCCGGCGGTCCCGGTGATTACGCCCGTGTTGTTGGCTGGGTCGAGCCCAACGCTGAAGACGCCGAGAAGAATTACTTCGAGACCCGCGTCGTCGGTGGTACCATCCCCGAAAAGTACCTCGCCGCTTGCGGGAAGGGTTTCGAAGAAGCCTGCCTCAAGGGTCCCCTATTGGGCCACAGGGTCATTGGTGCCAGCATGATCATCACTGACGGTGCTACTCACGTTACTGATTCCAGTGACTACgccttcaacctcgccacTCAGATGGCGTTCCGCAAGGCCTTCCCAGATGCAGGCGGTGCAGTGCTCGAGccgttgatgaagacgacaATCACCGCGCCGGTGGAGTTCCAGGGTAACATCCTCATGTTGATGAACAAGAGGGGTACCATTGTTGATACCGAGGTGGGCGCGGATGAGTTCACGCTTGTGGCGGACTGCAGTTTGAACGCCATGTTTGGGTTCAGCACTCACTTGAGAGCGGCTACGCAGGGTAAGGGAGAGTTTAGCATGGAGTTCAGCCATTATGCGCCTGCGCCGCCGCATTTGCA GAAGGAGTTGGTTGCTGCCTATGAGAAGGAGCTCGACGCCAAGAGAACCAAGTAA